gttgcatATTCTCTTGCAAGAATTCAACGGGTCAATAATAAATAGGGAAGAATAATTTCTTTGGATAGGTAATAAATTTAGAAGGAGTCAAGTGTAGTGCAGGAGGATATTTTTGGATAACGAGGGATTAAGAAAGATGAGagtatttttgtccaaaaatttttttaatctaaaaaaaattttaagaataattttaatttttggataaAATTTTAGAGACTAAAATTATACTTCATTTGTTAACTTGTCATGTTCATAGACTTGATaacttatcttatttttcaGTTCAATATGTTGTAAGTTACAAACTTTAATTTGTATGAGTTGTAAGTAAAGTTAAAATACTTGACAATGAATCATCATCTTTGACCGTGTAATAAGTTTTTCAAAGTTTTCATCTTTCGATCTAAATTGATTTTAAGGATTAAAGTCATATTAGTCtctaaaaaataaagtatttttaaatttgtttttgaaatattttttaattaaattagtcttttaaaaattaaaaattaatcatatctGTCGTTCAGTTActctatttataattttttttaatggttgatgatataaaatattaactGATAAAATACATGACACATAACATGTTCAATTAAACGTTGAATAAATATGTTTACGAAAATCTATCAATTTAGTCACTAGATcatattagaaatataatttttgtaattgaaaaaaataattaaattaataaattttcataaacaTATTTGGTCAATATCAATTAGAcagtattatatatattatcaatTAACGTTCTACAATATcaagttttgaaaaaaattgttaatgGAGTGACTGAAAGACAAATATGATTAATTCGTAATATTTGaagaattaatttaattgaaaaaatcttttaaaaataaattttaaaaatatcttatctttttaaggactaatttaactattaatccttgattttaaattaatcacaatatatataattgtgaTTCTTTCTTGAAGCATCCTGTTTTCTCCTAAACCAAATTACCTaatcatcaaaatttattttactttctcaCATTTTCGTTAAAAAcgaaaacaaatcttagaaaggcATATTGTATCCAAATCATGCATctaaacaataataataataataataataataataataataataataatgataataaccTTAATTAAGAGACGAACATAACTTACATTTTCCCCTTACACTTCCTATTATTGACTACTTAATTTCctctgttttctttcttctttgaagatGGAAACATTGAAAGTTGCCAAAAAAATTTTGAGTACTTGGAATCCTGTTTAGTTTCTTGTCTTTTATGAATTCAATATCTTAGTTGGGAGTGAGGACATACATCTTACAAACATGTGAATCTAATTCAGCAGAAATTTCTCCTGAAACTGATGATGTTGTTGAATGCTgccaaaaaaacaaaaaaatacaaatatataatcaaaACAATTATGTATCAAAATGTTCTACATTATTGTTGTATGGCCATTTGACAAATTAATCTTTAATATTTTAAGATATTAGACAAATTAATTCGTAATAAATGGACaaattagataatttaataattcAATCGTATTACATTCTAGAAAAATTAACGACTAACTTATCACTTTTAAGAAACTATTagggattaattttttttaatttattttatcagCAACTAATTTCtctaatattataaaaagaaatCTAACCTCCCATAAATCTCTTGCATGAACTGAAGTTGCAGATTTTAGGCCTAAATCAGACCATGAAGCTGTTACTTTTGCTTTTGATGAGCTTCGATTCCATAAGATCACTGCCACCTTGTTTCCACTAAGAGGACCTGCCCAAACCTACAACAATTTCTCTCTTCTAGTAAGGTACTATCATAATTTTGCAATTACACCTAGAATAATTTTGATGCAATATTGTAAATAATTTTACAGAATTTTCTAATTATATTcggttttttattattattcacaCTGTTACTATAAAATATTGGTCATTTTGCTACGTGATATTAtgtaactatatatatatatatatatatatatatatatatataccacaagtgcattaaaataaattatactattcttttattattagatAGAATATAAAACTCgttttatatgatttaattttacgttctattaattaatatatatatatatatatatatatatatatatatatatatattaatttagtaTACAGAAATATTgtacaaataaaatatttttgttattgataTCATTACAAAAACAATATAGCAAGtacaagaaaaaagaaaaagaaaaaaaaagaaattaataataCTAGAGAGACaacaaaataattcaaatttttttatttaatatttatttattataaaatatattaaataaaggttaattttttatatgaaaaaaatattggtgtttttgttaaaaattggattatttagtataattacAGCTGAATAGATTTTGCAGATAAAAAGTCAACACGCAGAGTGCGTATTGGATACGTGTTATCATCCTGGCAACAACATGTGTCATCATCCTGCCAATATGCAAGATGCGTGTTGAACACCTTTTTTATACATTTACAATAGTGTAATACACTTTAAATATTCATCTTTAATCAAAACACCATCTTCATctctatattaaaaataatttctataaataaaagctaattttttataattttttactaatatttttttgttattaaacattttttttaaattacctCCAAACCATTATTACTTTTCACCTTCTTTCCTTGAACTCCTAGTTTGTCTGCAATATATATGAAAGTAAATAGCTTAAAAGGCATTCAttgtttaataaattttaataataataataataataataataataataataattattattattattattattattattattattattattattattattattattattgttagatttGAGCTTTTTCTCTGCCTTGGTTTACAGCAATAACTTCTGAATTGCTTAGCAGTTCCTTTGTGGTCTTATCAAGGGCCCGAATATCACAACCAATCAATAGAGGAGCctataaattaaagaaaaaaaaaagaagcaaaatagttataatatatataacataCATTTTGTCCATAAAATTTTGTGACATATATAGAAATGAAAATACCTTAGCTAATGCCCATATGCTAAAATGGGCACGGTATTCTTCTGTTGTCATGCCTCCATTTCCAATTTCAAGCATGTCAGGATCTGTTCATagaaatttataatatatagttattttaatttattaaatacaaaattaatgcATTATAAACGTTGAATATATTTTACTCTTcaaaaaaatcactttattttaAGATCCTTGACAAATGTTCTCCGATAAGTTTCCAtcttaatttatctttttagttaattttttaatatttaaataagtaaaaatttaaaaatatatataaatttttagaaacatcaaaaaataaaaaaaataaatcaaagtcctttttatttaaaaattgaaagaataaattaagacttttattatttttaataacaaaTACTCTAGCAACGAATAGTAGTAAAGATAGATAATTACCATTCCATCCTCCAGGTCCAGCATAAGAAGCCCATTTGTCATTTTGATCTGCAAGAGATGTCATGCTGCACAATGTTGAAAAACAAATTCCAACAAGGCAATTAAATTTCTCATaaaccaataataataataataataataatagaggattttttattggtttaatTACTTGTTGGTCTCTgtagttttataaaattttcaattagatccctatatttttttctttttaattgggtgtctgtactaaattttttttttcaattaagtctctCTTAatagtaattggcttaattttataaggactcaactaaaaaaaattggtttagggacctaaataaaaggaaaaaaatgtagagatccaattaaaaaaaatttggtgcaatgactcaattaaaaggaaaaaaaatataggaacctaattaaaaattttgcaaaactatagggaccaacagagtaattaaaccttttttattttaataaataaattaattataataatgatcgaaataaataattttaatctcttctaccaacctttttatatattaattacatGTTAAAAGTTTggattattaataatattaatattttttattattttttattattttaatcttttCTATCAATCACATCTCGTTTACAATGTTTATTTtggtaattattataattaatttatttattaaaataaaatccttattattgaTAATCACCTGTCCCAGTTATCTTTAATGTCTCCAGTTGTTCTCCAACTATTTCCAACACCGGGGGCCCAAGTTGCTGGATCTTCCAATCCCCTgtgtttgaaaacaaaattgcaaTTTCTAACAATATAAGTAATCAATGTTCCTAAGAAATCAACATGTTTATGATATTCAACTACTCTATCTCACCATTCACACAGGGAGAAGAAGATTGATCTTCCAGAGTTTAATAAAGCTTTACTCATTCTTGGGTACCTGATTCATAAATAAAATCTATAAATtcattgattatatatatatatatatatatatatatatatatattattaaatccCATTAATTAATACCTCTCTTTGGGGCTTATATAATTGTTGTTACAATTATCATACTTCAAGTAGTCAACTCCCTAAAATAACATTGAAAACATAAGTTAATTATACATACATgaatccaaataaaaaaatttatataagtGTAAAATGACTTTTAAATGAATGTATTACCCAAGAAGCAAATGTTTTTGCATCTTGTTCTTCATGGCCCAGTGATCCAGGCATAGTTTTGCTGCATGTCTGATTTCTACAAAGATAttattgtaattaaaaaattaaaaaaaataaatttttaataattaatattaatattgtgtttaatcTGAAATACATACCCAGCATCGGAATAAATTCCTAACTTTAAACCTTTGCTATGAACATAATCGGCTAGAGCCTTAATTCCTGAAGGGAATGTTGAAGCTTTTGCAACCAAATTGTCCTgccacaaaaaaataaaaacaattttaTCATGTGAATTTTCTCGTGATcacttgatataattaattaagtgtaattttttagtattaatttttCGATTATTCATTACCTGTGAGTCTCGGTTCAATTCTCCCCAACAATCatctaaaaaaagaaaatattaagaTTTTTCCAATATATAGTAGATGAATTGAATGATAGTTATTGGTAATGATAATAATGTTTACTcctatataataataataataataataataataataataataataataataataataataataataataataaatataaatttttgtcGTACCTATGTTGATATAATGGTATCCCAAAGCAGAAAGACCCGTTGACACCATTGCATCAGCTGCATATTGAAAGATATATAAATAACATatgttattagtttttaattctatctataaaatattaatatacgTCCAACTGTgttagaaataaaatattttgcattgatttaatttattttaaaatcatttgaaatgaaaataaaacattatatttcgaattaattatataaaataaaaatatttaatttaaaaattgatataataacttaatttataattttattattatttatttactgtACAATCTTCATTCAACCATCAGACTTCtaaatttttttcctcttttcaaatcattttctTAGAcattaatagtttaattaatacTGTTTAAATGGTAAAAATGACTTTTTATACTTTTAGTACTCCAAATAATTTCAAttctaattaaattatatatgtataaaagATTTGAGGCAAGTGTATGTTAAAGCAAATTCGtatgatttataaaatcaatttaattcttggttttcaaaacaaaacaaaaaatattttaaaatatattattgtgtataaaaataatttttattaattgtaTTCCAAATACACCCTATATGATTCTTAAATATATCATCGTATTAAAAATCAAACGTCTGTGATTATAGTGTCATCAAGTTATAACGGCGTTTACCTGTTTGTCGAATCAAGTCTTCATTAATTTGGCAGTCAAAGTGATTCCAGCTATTCCATCTGATTTATCAATAATTGCTCATTGAATATATTATGCAAGATATTATATtcgcatatatatatatataattgattttttttaatggaaAAATGAAAGTAATATAGAACCACTTTTTAATACTAATACTccttattctattaaaaaaacataaactATACCAACTAACTAGGATGATTATTGGTCTACTCAGGCACGGACCTACGTGCAATGAAGAGGGGGCATTTGCCcccataaaatttttaaaatgtacatatatatatgttgttatattatgtttattttaaaataaaatataaatgattttcttgtgttttatgttaaaatttcGTTATTAACCTTAAcatataataatgataataattatattattaaatttgagttagcataataataaataaataaataaataaataaattaaaaaagtgataattaattttattatattagttaattagttgataattaaattaaatttaatttttaattaatacaacttaaattattagtaatttttttaaaatttatttaagataaaaaatatattatctatatgttaatattttgtattaatatttattattaaaatagtcTTAATTATAGTAATTACTTTggctaaaatatttatttataccataaagactataataaataaacttaacaagtaaatataagataataaaaaataaaataaatttttaaaaacatatataaaaaaataatattgttatgttaaaaataaaaaggtagCCATTATAAGTGATTGTGtgtatatttttagtttttatcaaTATGTATAGAtagttataatttaaaaattttaaatatatctaaatTAATTTGGATTAGTCGAGTGATCAACTTAATCATCGTCCGCTTAAGTAAGTGTTGGGAGTTCGAATTTCATCTCGTATGTATAACAACTTCTTGGTCAATTGCAGACTTttaaatgaaattcaaattcaCAACGGATTAGTCCTTAACTCTTGTTGAGTattgtagaaaaaaaaaatatcaatacttaaattttattatatttttgccCCCACTGCAAAATTTTTTTGGGTCCGTCATTGGGTCTACTTAATAGATATAATTACAAATCTAACATCtcttatatataaaatttttacataatttaTAAGTGTATATGAGATATCATTTTTTTCAtgaactaatttttaaaattgagttAAATTTATCCAATGTCAATCTTAACATAGTATGACTAGAAATGTCAAATAAACCAGGTTAGACGGATTCATTTAAGCTTAATTTGCCTAAATCCGTTTTATAGACTTTAATTTTC
The genomic region above belongs to Arachis stenosperma cultivar V10309 chromosome 5, arast.V10309.gnm1.PFL2, whole genome shotgun sequence and contains:
- the LOC130980062 gene encoding alpha-galactosidase-like — translated: MNMAWKKGVALWLWLLLLLFITSTSSSSASHRLLLDNNNGSSLLGLTPPMGWNSWNHFDCQINEDLIRQTADAMVSTGLSALGYHYINIDDCWGELNRDSQDNLVAKASTFPSGIKALADYVHSKGLKLGIYSDAGNQTCSKTMPGSLGHEEQDAKTFASWGVDYLKYDNCNNNYISPKERYPRMSKALLNSGRSIFFSLCEWGLEDPATWAPGVGNSWRTTGDIKDNWDSMTSLADQNDKWASYAGPGGWNDPDMLEIGNGGMTTEEYRAHFSIWALAKAPLLIGCDIRALDKTTKELLSNSEVIAVNQDKLGVQGKKVKSNNGLEVWAGPLSGNKVAVILWNRSSSKAKVTASWSDLGLKSATSVHARDLWEHSTTSSVSGEISAELDSHVCKMYVLTPN